From Deltaproteobacteria bacterium, one genomic window encodes:
- a CDS encoding PAS domain-containing protein, which produces MAQQEIEVILMRQLASYLATPIFIVDPNGTLVFYNEPAEKILGQRFEETGELPGDEWASADRASDANGNPIPPEQRPLMIALREHRPAHDRLWILGLDNQRRCIEVTAFPLVGQAGRHLGAVAIFWEVPGECE; this is translated from the coding sequence ATGGCGCAGCAGGAAATCGAGGTCATCTTGATGCGGCAGCTCGCCAGCTACTTGGCGACGCCGATCTTCATCGTCGATCCCAACGGCACGTTGGTGTTCTACAACGAGCCGGCAGAAAAGATTCTCGGCCAGCGCTTCGAAGAAACCGGGGAGCTTCCAGGAGACGAATGGGCCAGTGCCGATCGCGCCTCCGATGCGAACGGCAATCCCATTCCTCCCGAGCAGCGACCGCTGATGATCGCGTTGCGCGAGCATCGCCCGGCACACGATCGGCTGTGGATTCTCGGCCTCGACAATCAGCGCCGCTGCATCGAGGTCACCGCCTTCCCGCTCGTCGGCCAAGCCGGCCGCCACCTGGGAGCCGTGGCCATCTTCTGGGAGGTGCCCGGCGAATGCGAGTGA
- a CDS encoding SDR family NAD(P)-dependent oxidoreductase — protein MAILEESVPRANVYARLAAASIGQGRKTRRCPETPRLERKRVLVTGGTNGIGLEMARGLLARGADVILPCRNPSKGARVRDQLRREAGEKARIDLVAMDLTDLRSVREAGREIARLGAPIDVVIENAGVMERAYSVTPQGHEISFGVNVLGHFVLRQTLLDSGVLPSARVVIITGDIYVLESGCTPDYSWRGRIGGLRAYCRSKLGNLWIASELQKRHPELSVFVVHPGAIATDLGGDAGAVGNWFKRATMISPELGAQTPLICATQEGLRKGGYYHNTLGLVRLRDEDAALDATAAEKLWALCETLAAA, from the coding sequence ATGGCGATCCTCGAAGAATCGGTCCCACGGGCCAACGTGTACGCGCGACTCGCCGCTGCCTCGATCGGTCAGGGTCGTAAGACACGGCGCTGTCCGGAGACACCACGACTGGAGAGGAAGCGGGTGCTGGTCACGGGCGGCACCAACGGCATCGGCCTCGAGATGGCGCGTGGCCTCCTCGCGCGCGGGGCCGACGTGATTCTCCCGTGTCGCAACCCGAGCAAAGGGGCTCGCGTGCGCGATCAATTGCGACGGGAAGCGGGCGAGAAGGCTCGCATCGATCTCGTCGCCATGGATCTGACCGATCTTCGTAGCGTGCGTGAAGCGGGGCGGGAGATCGCGAGGCTCGGCGCGCCCATTGATGTCGTGATCGAAAACGCCGGCGTGATGGAGCGCGCGTACTCGGTGACGCCGCAGGGTCACGAGATCAGCTTTGGCGTCAACGTCCTTGGTCATTTCGTTCTGCGCCAGACGCTTCTGGATAGCGGCGTGCTGCCGAGCGCACGCGTGGTCATCATCACGGGCGATATCTACGTCCTCGAGTCCGGATGTACGCCTGACTACTCGTGGCGCGGCAGGATCGGAGGTCTGCGGGCCTATTGCCGCAGCAAGCTCGGGAACCTGTGGATCGCGTCGGAGCTGCAGAAGCGCCATCCGGAGCTGTCGGTGTTCGTGGTGCACCCAGGCGCCATCGCTACCGACCTCGGCGGCGATGCCGGAGCCGTCGGCAACTGGTTCAAGCGCGCCACCATGATCAGTCCCGAGCTCGGCGCGCAGACACCGCTCATCTGCGCCACCCAGGAGGGGCTGCGGAAGGGTGGGTACTATCACAACACGCTGGGACTGGTGCGGCTACGCGATGAGGACGCCGCGCTCGACGCCACGGCCGCGGAAAAACTGTGGGCGCTCTGCGAGACGTTGGCTGCCGCGTGA
- a CDS encoding response regulator, which produces MSTRPATVLVVDDDPLNRAMLSMSLGAEGHQVREAGNGREAIAVLAEEAIDVVLTDIEMPEMDGYGLLRHRSGDDRLKTIPFIVISGVDEMDSIVACIKLGAEDYLPKPFDPVLLHARLGACLDRKRMTDELLEWNTRLSERVEEKVREVERLNRLRRFVTPQLAEAIAAGGDSILASHRREITVLFCDMRGFTPFSETAEPEEVMAVLREFHHAVGPMIFEHGGTIAQFTGDGMLVFFNDPVPLDDPAWDAVRLAIAMRERTAALSQQWRRRGHDLALGIGIAVGYATCGEIGFEGRTEYAAIGTVVNLAARVCAIAPGGAILVTHRVHAAVEDRVTASSLGDHDLKGLSRPVPLYQIDGMRG; this is translated from the coding sequence ATGTCCACCAGACCCGCCACGGTCCTCGTCGTCGATGACGATCCCCTCAACCGCGCCATGCTGTCGATGTCGCTCGGCGCCGAAGGCCACCAGGTGCGCGAGGCCGGCAACGGCCGCGAAGCCATCGCCGTGCTCGCCGAGGAGGCGATCGACGTCGTCCTTACCGACATCGAGATGCCGGAGATGGACGGCTACGGCTTGCTGCGGCACCGCAGCGGCGACGACCGCCTGAAGACCATCCCGTTCATCGTCATCTCCGGGGTCGACGAGATGGACTCGATCGTCGCCTGCATCAAGCTCGGCGCCGAGGACTACCTGCCGAAGCCGTTCGATCCGGTGCTGCTGCACGCCCGCCTCGGGGCGTGCCTCGACCGCAAGCGGATGACCGACGAGCTACTCGAGTGGAACACGCGCCTCAGCGAGCGGGTCGAGGAAAAGGTGCGCGAGGTGGAGCGCCTCAACCGGCTCCGGCGGTTCGTCACCCCGCAATTGGCCGAAGCGATCGCCGCCGGCGGCGACTCGATCCTCGCCAGCCACCGGCGCGAGATCACGGTGCTGTTCTGCGACATGCGCGGCTTCACCCCGTTCTCCGAGACGGCCGAGCCCGAAGAAGTGATGGCCGTGCTGCGCGAGTTTCACCACGCCGTCGGGCCGATGATCTTCGAGCACGGCGGCACCATCGCCCAGTTCACCGGCGACGGGATGCTGGTGTTCTTCAACGATCCCGTGCCGCTCGACGACCCGGCGTGGGATGCCGTGCGGCTTGCGATCGCGATGCGGGAGCGCACCGCGGCCCTGTCGCAGCAGTGGCGCCGGCGCGGCCATGACCTCGCGCTCGGCATCGGCATCGCCGTCGGCTACGCCACCTGCGGCGAGATCGGTTTCGAGGGGCGCACCGAGTACGCGGCGATCGGCACGGTGGTGAACCTCGCGGCGCGCGTGTGCGCCATCGCGCCCGGCGGCGCGATCCTCGTCACCCACCGCGTGCACGCGGCCGTGGAGGACCGGGTGACGGCGTCGAGCCTGGGCGACCACGACCTGAAGGGCCTCAGCCGGCCCGTGCCGCTGTACCAGATCGATGGCATGCGCGGATGA
- a CDS encoding MBL fold metallo-hydrolase, which yields MRVTFWGTRGSLASPGNETARYGGNTSCIEVRAADGALLALDAGTGIRRLGGAVPASLRRVDVLLTHLHMDHIQGLGFFGPLYNPNVEVHIWGPASTTMSLRARLTRYLSPPFFPIHLRELPCVLTLHEVPCAEETVGPFRIVSTLVCHPGPTVGYRITADGRTVTYLPDHEPALGAAEFPASSEWTSGFALAADADLLIHDAQYADQEYRSRMGWGHSTFAQAVRFATVTRAKQLIVFHHDPERSDDALERVVAAEALPVAGALPVSIAAEGTSIDVGATA from the coding sequence ATGCGAGTGACCTTCTGGGGCACGCGCGGATCCCTGGCCAGCCCGGGCAACGAGACCGCGCGCTACGGCGGCAACACTTCGTGCATCGAAGTGCGCGCCGCCGACGGCGCGCTGCTCGCGCTCGACGCCGGCACGGGGATCCGGCGCCTCGGTGGCGCCGTCCCTGCCTCACTGCGGCGCGTCGACGTGCTGCTCACACACCTGCACATGGATCACATTCAAGGCCTCGGCTTCTTCGGTCCGTTGTACAACCCCAACGTCGAGGTACACATCTGGGGGCCGGCCAGTACGACCATGAGCTTGCGCGCACGGTTGACGCGCTACCTGTCACCGCCTTTTTTCCCGATACACCTGCGCGAACTACCCTGCGTGCTGACCCTGCATGAAGTGCCATGTGCTGAAGAGACCGTCGGACCGTTTCGCATCGTCTCGACACTCGTGTGCCATCCCGGACCCACCGTCGGGTACCGCATCACCGCCGATGGGCGCACCGTCACCTATCTGCCCGATCACGAGCCCGCGTTGGGAGCGGCGGAGTTCCCTGCCAGCTCCGAATGGACCTCGGGATTCGCATTGGCGGCCGATGCCGACCTGCTGATTCACGACGCGCAATACGCCGATCAGGAATACCGTTCGCGGATGGGTTGGGGACACAGTACGTTCGCGCAGGCGGTGCGCTTCGCGACCGTGACGCGAGCGAAGCAATTGATCGTCTTTCACCACGATCCGGAACGCAGCGACGACGCCCTCGAACGCGTCGTCGCCGCAGAGGCGCTTCCAGTTGCCGGCGCGCTGCCAGTCAGTATCGCGGCCGAGGGCACGAGCATCGACGTCGGCGCCACCGCCTGA
- a CDS encoding ABC transporter permease, which yields MTKVLMVIMLTAFALISLMFLLMVRVTDPLVPRAMFGVLSTLLYFPSGAVYPRQGFPAWMQVISAADPFTYAVHAPKCLLLKDTGMAAIGGDLVFLATFSIVTMTIATLLFRRTL from the coding sequence TTGACCAAGGTGCTGATGGTGATCATGCTGACGGCGTTCGCGCTGATCAGCCTGATGTTCCTGCTGATGGTGCGAGTGACCGACCCGTTGGTGCCGCGCGCCATGTTCGGCGTGTTGAGCACGCTCCTGTACTTCCCGAGCGGCGCGGTCTACCCGCGCCAAGGTTTCCCCGCCTGGATGCAGGTGATCTCGGCGGCCGATCCGTTTACCTACGCCGTCCACGCGCCCAAGTGCTTGTTGCTGAAAGATACGGGAATGGCGGCCATCGGTGGCGACCTCGTCTTCCTCGCCACCTTCTCCATCGTGACGATGACGATCGCGACATTGTTGTTTCGGCGTACCTTGTGA